In a single window of the Niabella ginsenosidivorans genome:
- a CDS encoding sigma-70 family RNA polymerase sigma factor, whose product MIGYNQYSDQELTNLLKAGDREAFNEIYFRYSSLLYHYALNILQQEDECTDALQDVFVWLWVNQKKLNITCLKAYLMAAVKYKLTRVILASKKRAELLSRTYALKEMAVEEDSIEIKELKAAINDFVNNLPQRAKEIYQMSREQYLSNKEIASRLGITEKTVENQMTINLKKLKLHLGKMSFWSTFL is encoded by the coding sequence ATGATCGGTTATAATCAATACAGTGACCAGGAGTTGACAAACCTGTTGAAAGCAGGAGACAGGGAGGCTTTTAATGAGATCTATTTTCGTTATTCCTCCCTGCTGTATCATTATGCTTTAAATATCCTGCAACAGGAAGATGAATGTACAGATGCACTACAGGACGTTTTTGTATGGCTTTGGGTGAACCAGAAAAAACTGAATATTACCTGTCTGAAAGCTTACCTGATGGCCGCGGTAAAATACAAGCTTACCAGGGTGATCCTGGCCAGTAAAAAAAGAGCTGAATTACTAAGCAGAACATATGCGTTAAAGGAAATGGCTGTTGAAGAGGACAGTATTGAAATAAAAGAGCTGAAAGCCGCGATCAATGATTTTGTAAATAACTTACCACAGCGTGCAAAAGAAATCTATCAGATGAGCCGGGAACAATACCTGAGCAATAAAGAAATAGCTTCCCGTTTGGGAATTACTGAAAAAACGGTTGAGAACCAAATGACCATTAACCTGAAAAAATTAAAACTGCATTTAGGTAAAATGTCATTCTGGAGCACTTTCCTGTAA